From a single Oreochromis niloticus isolate F11D_XX linkage group LG3, O_niloticus_UMD_NMBU, whole genome shotgun sequence genomic region:
- the chrnb1 gene encoding acetylcholine receptor subunit beta isoform X2, translating into MKNEEMSTTVVMNLEWTDYRLSWKPKEHNGIQVLRIPSGKVWLPDIVLINNNDGQFDVALHVHVQVYSNGRVTWTPPALYLSSCGVKVTYFPFDWQNCTMQFRSYTYDSTEVDLQYALDSKGKEIREIQLDESFSESGEWYIRHKPSRKNTFDDEYEEVTFYLIIERKPLYYIINIIIPCILITIIAIFNFYLPPDAGEKMGLSINVLLTLTVFLLLLADKIPETSLGVPIIVNYIMFTMVLVTFSVILSVVVLNLHHRSPNTHMMPMWVRKIFIHMLPPYLGMLRPKVETPLSLETLPRREKKVTAISIVSDEYFIRKPDSSILFPKPNRYQPDGICTDLRKFIDGPSSYLTLPDELKSAIEAITYIAEALQAEKDYEALKEDWQYVAMVVDRMFLWIFVVFTTVGTLAIFADASFNHTPTDPFKPF; encoded by the exons atgaaaaatgaagaaatgagCACCACTGTTGTCATGAATCTG GAATGGACAGATTATCGGTTGTCATGGAAACCAAAGGAGCACAATGGGATTCAGGTGCTACGCATCCCCTCTGGGAAGGTTTGGCTTCCTGACATCGTCCTCATCAATAA taatGACGGACAGTTTGATGTGGCCCTGCATGTCCATGTTCAGGTTTATAGTAATGGCAGGGTAACCTGGACTCCCCCTGCTCTGTACCTCAGTTCCTGTGGAGTCAAG GTAACATATTTCCCGTTCGACTGGCAGAACTGCACCATGCAGTTTCGCTCTTACACATATGACTCAACAGAAGTTGACCTGCAGTATGCCCTGGATTCAAAAGGCAAGGAGATTCGGGAGATCCAGCTGGATGAGTCTTTCAGTG AGAGTGGTGAGTGGTACATCAGACACAAGCCAAGCAGGAAGAACACATTTGATGACGAATACGAGGAAGTGACTTTCTACCTGATCATCGAGAGGAAGCCTCTGTACTacatcatcaacatcatcatccCCTGCATCCTGATTACTATCATCGCCATCTTCAACTTCTATCTGCCTCCTGATGCAG gTGAGAAGATGGGTTTGTCAATCAATGTGCTGCTCACCCTCACCgtgttcctgctgctgctggctgataaGATCCCCGAGACCTCGCTGGGTGTTCCCATCATCGTCAACTACATCATGTTTACCATGGTTCTGGTCACATTCTCTGTCATCCTCAGCGTGGTTGTCCTCAACCTCCACCATCGCTCCCCCAACACCCACATGATGCCGATGTGGGTCCGCAAG ATCTTCATCCACATGCTCCCTCCTTACCTGGGCATGCTGCGGCCAAAGGTGGAGACCCCCCTGTCTCTGGAGACCCTACCCCGCcgggaaaaaaaagtcactgcAATCAGCATAGTTTCTGATGAATACTTCATCCGGAAACCTGACTCTTCCATTTTatttcctaaacccaacag GTACCAGCCGGATGGCATATGCACAGACCTGAGGAAGTTCATTGATGGCCCCAGTAGCTACCTTACACTACCTGATGAGCTCAAATCAGCCATAGAGGCCATCACATACATAGCTGAGGCTCTGCAGGCTGAAAAAGACTATGAAGCA CTGAAAGAAGATTGGCAGTATGTGGCAATGGTTGTGGATCGGATGTTCCTGTGGATTTTCGTCGTTTTCACCACTGTGGGCACCCTGGCCATCTTCGCCGATGCTAGCTTCAACCATACCCCTACGGACCCCTTCAAACCCTTCTGA
- the chrnb1 gene encoding acetylcholine receptor subunit beta isoform X1, which translates to MKSLDLLLLACCLYSLSTLGGATESENTLMKSLFSKYNLKVRPARTPEERVVVRVGMILTSFVGLNMKNEEMSTTVVMNLEWTDYRLSWKPKEHNGIQVLRIPSGKVWLPDIVLINNNDGQFDVALHVHVQVYSNGRVTWTPPALYLSSCGVKVTYFPFDWQNCTMQFRSYTYDSTEVDLQYALDSKGKEIREIQLDESFSESGEWYIRHKPSRKNTFDDEYEEVTFYLIIERKPLYYIINIIIPCILITIIAIFNFYLPPDAGEKMGLSINVLLTLTVFLLLLADKIPETSLGVPIIVNYIMFTMVLVTFSVILSVVVLNLHHRSPNTHMMPMWVRKIFIHMLPPYLGMLRPKVETPLSLETLPRREKKVTAISIVSDEYFIRKPDSSILFPKPNRYQPDGICTDLRKFIDGPSSYLTLPDELKSAIEAITYIAEALQAEKDYEALKEDWQYVAMVVDRMFLWIFVVFTTVGTLAIFADASFNHTPTDPFKPF; encoded by the exons gtgcaACTGAATCAGAGAACACTCTGATGAAGAGCCTCTTTTCCAAATACAACCTTAAGGTCCGACCAGCTCGTACCCCTGAAGAGAGGGTGGTGGTCCGTGTGGGCATGATCCTCACATCCTTCGTTGGACTG AAtatgaaaaatgaagaaatgagCACCACTGTTGTCATGAATCTG GAATGGACAGATTATCGGTTGTCATGGAAACCAAAGGAGCACAATGGGATTCAGGTGCTACGCATCCCCTCTGGGAAGGTTTGGCTTCCTGACATCGTCCTCATCAATAA taatGACGGACAGTTTGATGTGGCCCTGCATGTCCATGTTCAGGTTTATAGTAATGGCAGGGTAACCTGGACTCCCCCTGCTCTGTACCTCAGTTCCTGTGGAGTCAAG GTAACATATTTCCCGTTCGACTGGCAGAACTGCACCATGCAGTTTCGCTCTTACACATATGACTCAACAGAAGTTGACCTGCAGTATGCCCTGGATTCAAAAGGCAAGGAGATTCGGGAGATCCAGCTGGATGAGTCTTTCAGTG AGAGTGGTGAGTGGTACATCAGACACAAGCCAAGCAGGAAGAACACATTTGATGACGAATACGAGGAAGTGACTTTCTACCTGATCATCGAGAGGAAGCCTCTGTACTacatcatcaacatcatcatccCCTGCATCCTGATTACTATCATCGCCATCTTCAACTTCTATCTGCCTCCTGATGCAG gTGAGAAGATGGGTTTGTCAATCAATGTGCTGCTCACCCTCACCgtgttcctgctgctgctggctgataaGATCCCCGAGACCTCGCTGGGTGTTCCCATCATCGTCAACTACATCATGTTTACCATGGTTCTGGTCACATTCTCTGTCATCCTCAGCGTGGTTGTCCTCAACCTCCACCATCGCTCCCCCAACACCCACATGATGCCGATGTGGGTCCGCAAG ATCTTCATCCACATGCTCCCTCCTTACCTGGGCATGCTGCGGCCAAAGGTGGAGACCCCCCTGTCTCTGGAGACCCTACCCCGCcgggaaaaaaaagtcactgcAATCAGCATAGTTTCTGATGAATACTTCATCCGGAAACCTGACTCTTCCATTTTatttcctaaacccaacag GTACCAGCCGGATGGCATATGCACAGACCTGAGGAAGTTCATTGATGGCCCCAGTAGCTACCTTACACTACCTGATGAGCTCAAATCAGCCATAGAGGCCATCACATACATAGCTGAGGCTCTGCAGGCTGAAAAAGACTATGAAGCA CTGAAAGAAGATTGGCAGTATGTGGCAATGGTTGTGGATCGGATGTTCCTGTGGATTTTCGTCGTTTTCACCACTGTGGGCACCCTGGCCATCTTCGCCGATGCTAGCTTCAACCATACCCCTACGGACCCCTTCAAACCCTTCTGA